A genomic region of Desulfosarcina ovata subsp. ovata contains the following coding sequences:
- a CDS encoding flagellar basal body L-ring protein FlgH has product MNTKSLGRCRLFLIVLLVGGGLVGCAGGVTGRPVQSRPFAYDPAAQTVQPPNTQEAPSQADGSLWQENAPLISMFSDQKARAVGDIVTIKIVESSEATNEASTDTDRTSSMSASVDAFFNAEKKYSSDNPFFNPFSKVAGGLTSEFGGSGTTKRSGDLEAYITALVTQVLPNGNLVLTGSREVLVNNENQVIQLSGVVRPRDITADNQVLSTYIADARISYSGSGVVNDRQRTGWMSNILMTVWPF; this is encoded by the coding sequence ATGAATACCAAAAGCCTTGGCCGTTGCCGGCTATTTTTGATTGTCTTGCTTGTGGGCGGTGGCCTGGTCGGTTGTGCCGGAGGAGTTACCGGAAGGCCGGTACAGTCCAGACCGTTTGCTTACGACCCTGCAGCCCAGACCGTCCAGCCGCCGAATACCCAAGAAGCGCCGAGCCAGGCAGACGGTTCCCTGTGGCAGGAAAATGCACCATTAATCAGCATGTTCAGCGACCAGAAGGCCCGCGCAGTGGGAGATATCGTTACGATCAAGATCGTTGAATCTTCCGAGGCGACAAATGAGGCCAGCACAGACACCGATCGGACCTCCTCCATGAGCGCCAGTGTGGATGCGTTTTTCAACGCCGAGAAAAAATATTCTTCCGACAATCCGTTTTTCAACCCTTTTTCAAAGGTGGCAGGTGGACTGACCAGTGAATTCGGGGGTTCCGGAACGACCAAGCGCAGTGGCGATTTGGAGGCATATATCACGGCGCTGGTGACCCAGGTGCTGCCTAACGGGAACCTGGTGCTGACCGGATCTCGGGAGGTGCTGGTCAATAACGAGAACCAGGTCATCCAGCTCAGTGGCGTGGTGCGACCTCGTGATATCACCGCCGACAATCAAGTTCTTTCCACCTATATCGCCGATGCCCGGATTTCTTATAGCGGTAGCGGCGTTGTCAACGATCGTCAGCGGACCGGCTGGATGAGCAATATCCTGATGACCGTTTGGCCATTTTAA
- the flgA gene encoding flagellar basal body P-ring formation chaperone FlgA — MIDMIFCFKGQNRSRKQWTLPLFLGLMILLMSAGTGAAVSIEMKREANVDQDAVHLSDIAVVSGASFEKAQSVGQIVVANAPLPGQTRFVGTDYIRIRLRQAGIDTDRMSFHGATDVRVTRVAAELPAERIKKAVEMAIRSRMSWKNEDVTIGEIHLNDSLSLPTGKLTYRIVSNRNEDYLGRTILALHLFVDGEPLRRIWVDTSISVMTDVVTVVRPLGKRQTVNLEDLALERRDLKDLPADTVRRIEDALGNRTTRMIYPNTVLEADMIDTPALVRRGDIVKIIARSANMTITATGKVKQQGGMDDMVRVMNTDSNRVITARVTGPGVVEVDF, encoded by the coding sequence ATGATTGACATGATCTTCTGCTTCAAAGGACAGAACCGTTCACGCAAACAGTGGACGTTGCCGCTTTTCCTGGGCCTGATGATCCTCCTCATGTCTGCCGGCACAGGTGCCGCGGTCAGCATCGAGATGAAACGTGAAGCGAACGTGGATCAGGATGCCGTTCACCTGTCCGACATTGCTGTAGTGAGCGGGGCATCCTTTGAAAAGGCACAGTCCGTGGGGCAGATTGTTGTGGCCAATGCGCCTTTGCCGGGACAGACCCGATTCGTGGGGACAGACTATATCCGCATTCGGTTGAGGCAGGCCGGTATCGATACGGACCGGATGAGCTTTCATGGGGCAACGGATGTACGGGTTACGCGGGTGGCAGCGGAGTTGCCCGCCGAACGCATCAAAAAAGCCGTGGAAATGGCTATCCGCAGCCGGATGTCATGGAAAAATGAAGATGTCACCATTGGTGAGATCCATTTGAACGATTCACTCTCCCTGCCCACGGGAAAGTTGACCTACAGGATTGTTTCCAACCGCAATGAAGATTACCTGGGGCGCACCATCCTGGCCTTGCACCTTTTTGTTGACGGTGAACCGTTGCGTCGGATCTGGGTCGACACCAGCATTTCGGTGATGACTGACGTGGTGACGGTGGTCCGGCCATTGGGTAAGCGTCAAACGGTCAATTTGGAGGACCTGGCACTTGAACGACGCGACCTGAAAGACCTTCCGGCGGATACGGTCCGGCGTATCGAAGATGCGCTCGGCAATCGGACAACACGCATGATTTATCCCAATACCGTGCTGGAGGCCGACATGATAGATACCCCGGCGTTGGTCAGACGGGGTGATATCGTGAAGATTATTGCCCGATCGGCAAATATGACCATTACCGCCACGGGCAAGGTCAAACAGCAGGGCGGTATGGACGATATGGTGCGTGTCATGAATACGGACTCCAATCGTGTGATAACAGCCCGGGTCACCGGCCCGGGCGTGGTGGAAGTGGATTTTTAA
- the flgG gene encoding flagellar basal-body rod protein FlgG has translation MIRSLWSAATGMQAQTLNIDVISNNLANVSTSGYKKSRAEFQDLLYQTLRSPGVASSADTQVPTGIQVGHGTRPCATQKIFTQGDFQNTENELDMAIEGSGFFQVIQPNGETAYTRSGSFKLDSDGRVVTSDGFPMEPELTVPTDTVSLSIGTDGTVSVLLADETEATEIGNIELAQFTNPAGLNSIGRNLFMPTSSSGDATTGTPGEEGFGTIAQGYVEMSNVSVVDEMVNMIVAQRAYETNSKTIQASDEMLQTATGLKR, from the coding sequence ATGATCCGAAGTTTATGGTCAGCGGCAACAGGAATGCAGGCCCAGACACTCAATATTGATGTCATATCCAACAACCTGGCCAATGTCAGTACCTCCGGGTACAAAAAGAGCCGGGCAGAATTTCAGGACCTGCTTTACCAAACCTTGCGTTCACCGGGAGTGGCTTCTTCGGCAGACACCCAGGTCCCCACCGGCATCCAGGTGGGGCACGGGACAAGACCCTGCGCCACGCAGAAAATTTTTACCCAGGGTGACTTCCAGAACACGGAAAACGAATTGGACATGGCCATTGAGGGTAGTGGTTTTTTTCAAGTGATCCAACCCAACGGAGAGACTGCCTATACCCGTTCCGGATCGTTTAAACTGGACAGCGACGGTCGCGTGGTTACTTCTGACGGTTTTCCCATGGAACCGGAGTTGACCGTGCCCACCGATACGGTATCGCTTTCCATCGGTACCGACGGGACGGTGTCTGTCCTGCTTGCCGATGAAACCGAGGCAACGGAGATCGGCAACATTGAGCTGGCCCAGTTTACCAACCCGGCCGGATTGAACAGCATTGGCCGGAACCTGTTCATGCCGACGTCATCCTCCGGGGATGCCACTACCGGAACGCCGGGCGAGGAAGGTTTCGGCACCATCGCCCAGGGGTATGTGGAGATGTCCAACGTCAGTGTGGTCGATGAGATGGTCAATATGATCGTGGCCCAGCGGGCATACGAGACCAACAGCAAAACCATCCAGGCGTCCGATGAAATGCTTCAGACCGCCACGGGCCTGAAAAGGTAA
- a CDS encoding flagellar basal body P-ring protein FlgI: MKSIRYYLIFVLLAGLALGWRGSAGAVRLKDISEINGVRSNQLVGYGLAVGLNGSGDGKKAIFTVQSMASMLEKMGVTIAQDDIKVKNVAAVMVTANLPPFAKRGNSIDVLVSSIGDASSLQGGTLMLTPLKGIDGKIYAVAQGPINIGGFSAGGAAASTVKNFPTVGRVLSGATIEREVPNAFGNQGTVLFSLHHPDFTTATRVVDSVNAQLGAIYARAKDPGTIEIRVPPKYLGNTVPLLASLGNLEVAPDADAKVVINERTGTVVMGEQVRISTIAIAHGNLSIIVKENMDTSQPLPLSDGQTVVTPDTDVVVQEAGNQLVVVPKGVNIGQVVNALNALGVTPRDLIAIFQAIKAAGALQADLEVI; encoded by the coding sequence ATGAAATCTATTCGCTATTATCTGATCTTTGTTTTGCTTGCCGGCTTGGCCCTGGGATGGCGTGGTTCTGCCGGAGCCGTTCGGCTCAAGGATATTTCCGAGATCAACGGGGTAAGGAGCAATCAGTTGGTGGGCTATGGGCTGGCCGTGGGGCTCAACGGCTCCGGCGACGGCAAAAAGGCAATTTTTACGGTACAATCCATGGCATCCATGCTGGAGAAGATGGGGGTGACCATTGCCCAGGATGACATAAAGGTCAAAAATGTTGCCGCGGTAATGGTAACTGCCAATCTGCCCCCCTTTGCCAAACGGGGAAACAGCATTGATGTTCTGGTCAGCTCTATCGGTGATGCCAGCAGCCTGCAAGGCGGAACACTGATGTTGACACCGCTCAAGGGAATAGACGGAAAAATTTATGCGGTCGCCCAGGGCCCGATCAATATCGGCGGCTTTTCCGCGGGCGGGGCGGCGGCTTCGACAGTGAAAAATTTTCCCACTGTCGGAAGAGTACTTTCCGGGGCGACCATCGAACGGGAGGTGCCCAATGCCTTCGGCAATCAAGGCACCGTTCTGTTCAGCCTGCACCATCCCGATTTTACGACGGCAACTCGGGTTGTCGATTCGGTCAACGCCCAATTGGGTGCGATTTACGCCCGGGCCAAGGATCCCGGGACCATCGAAATCCGTGTACCCCCAAAATACCTGGGAAATACCGTTCCATTACTGGCATCCCTAGGCAATCTGGAGGTGGCTCCGGACGCCGATGCCAAGGTGGTCATCAATGAACGAACCGGAACAGTGGTCATGGGCGAACAGGTGCGGATTTCCACCATTGCCATCGCCCATGGCAATTTGAGCATCATTGTCAAAGAGAACATGGATACGTCTCAGCCGTTACCCCTTTCCGATGGGCAGACGGTGGTTACGCCCGACACCGACGTCGTTGTTCAGGAAGCCGGAAACCAGCTGGTCGTGGTTCCCAAGGGGGTGAATATCGGCCAGGTGGTCAATGCGCTCAATGCCCTGGGGGTAACGCCCAGGGACCTGATTGCCATTTTTCAGGCCATCAAGGCAGCCGGAGCCCTGCAGGCCGATTTGGAGGTGATTTAA